A window of the Pseudomonas sp. B21_DOA genome harbors these coding sequences:
- a CDS encoding FAD-dependent oxidoreductase yields MPSVISTDVLIVGAGVAGLWLNARLRGQGFSTVLVESASLGGGQSVKSQGIIHGGAKYALHGALTGASEAIADMPRRWREALAGNGELDLSGVRLLSEAHYLWSPGTLAGNLTSFFASKAVRGRVDQVKGDELPPALQDKRFKGKVYRLAELVVDVPSLIQRLAELAGDGLLAGKVIEPLLEAGVLVGLKVDGREIRAQRIVLSAGAGTAELLEALGLSRPAMQRRPLHMILAKGPGLKPLYAHCLGGGTKPRITVTTHPAADGQWVWYMGGDIAESEGVAREPAEQIATAQKEIAQLLPWIDLSTTQWATLRVDRAEPLQTGLTRPDNAFLAEEGRLLVGWPTKLALAPDFADRVIASLQHDGIQPQATEPLPPLPKPPLGVPAWEQLLP; encoded by the coding sequence ATGCCATCCGTTATTTCCACCGACGTTCTGATTGTCGGCGCTGGTGTCGCCGGCCTCTGGCTGAATGCGCGCCTGCGCGGTCAGGGTTTCTCGACCGTGCTGGTGGAAAGCGCCAGCCTCGGTGGCGGGCAGAGCGTGAAGTCCCAGGGCATCATCCACGGCGGCGCCAAGTACGCGCTGCATGGCGCGCTGACCGGTGCCTCCGAAGCCATCGCCGACATGCCGCGCCGCTGGCGCGAGGCGCTGGCCGGCAATGGCGAGCTGGACTTGTCCGGCGTGCGCCTGCTGTCTGAAGCCCATTACCTCTGGTCGCCAGGCACTTTGGCCGGCAACCTCACCAGTTTCTTCGCCAGCAAAGCCGTGCGTGGCCGGGTCGATCAGGTCAAGGGCGACGAACTGCCGCCGGCCCTGCAAGACAAGCGCTTCAAGGGCAAGGTCTATCGCCTCGCCGAATTGGTGGTGGATGTCCCGAGCCTGATCCAGCGTCTGGCCGAGCTGGCCGGTGACGGTTTGCTCGCCGGTAAGGTGATCGAGCCGCTGCTGGAAGCCGGTGTGCTGGTCGGGCTGAAAGTCGATGGTCGCGAAATCCGCGCCCAGCGCATCGTTCTCAGCGCCGGCGCTGGTACCGCCGAATTGCTCGAAGCCTTGGGCCTGAGCCGGCCGGCCATGCAACGCCGGCCGCTGCACATGATCCTCGCCAAAGGCCCCGGCCTGAAACCGCTGTACGCGCACTGCCTGGGCGGCGGCACCAAGCCGCGCATCACCGTGACCACGCATCCGGCGGCTGACGGCCAGTGGGTCTGGTACATGGGCGGCGACATCGCCGAAAGCGAAGGCGTGGCTCGCGAGCCGGCAGAACAGATTGCCACGGCGCAAAAGGAAATCGCCCAGCTGCTGCCGTGGATCGACCTCAGCACCACGCAATGGGCCACCCTGCGCGTCGACCGCGCCGAGCCGCTGCAGACTGGCCTGACCCGCCCGGACAACGCGTTCCTCGCCGAGGAAGGCCGCTTGCTCGTCGGCTGGCCGACCAAACTGGCACTGGCGCCGGACTTCGCCGACCGCGTCATCGCTTCGCTGCAACACGACGGCATTCAGCCGCAAGCGACTGAGCCGTTGCCGCCGCTACCGAAACCGCCGCTCGGCGTACCCGCGTGGGAGCAACTGCTGCCATGA
- a CDS encoding multidrug efflux SMR transporter, with the protein MNAYVYLAIAICAEVIATVSMKAVKGFSTPLPLMLIIVGYGIAFWMLTLVVRTVPVGVAYAVWAGMGIVMVSVAALFIYGQKLDVPAMLGMALIVLGVVVIQLFSKTAGH; encoded by the coding sequence ATGAACGCCTACGTCTATCTGGCCATCGCCATCTGCGCCGAAGTGATCGCCACCGTTTCGATGAAAGCGGTCAAAGGCTTCAGCACACCTCTGCCATTGATGTTGATCATCGTCGGCTACGGGATCGCATTCTGGATGCTGACGCTGGTGGTGCGCACCGTACCGGTGGGCGTTGCCTACGCGGTCTGGGCCGGGATGGGCATTGTCATGGTCAGCGTCGCGGCTCTGTTTATTTACGGGCAGAAGCTCGATGTACCGGCCATGCTCGGGATGGCGTTGATTGTGCTGGGTGTCGTTGTGATCCAGCTGTTTTCGAAAACTGCCGGGCATTAA